Part of the Denticeps clupeoides chromosome 3, fDenClu1.1, whole genome shotgun sequence genome, CCACAATCCTTGCTCTTTAATGGGTTTAAAACACAGCATGGTGTCGTTTTAAACCCCATTTCGATGAAAGCCTCTACATGAACCTCTGTACTGACTGCGTTGGTGTCTCCTGCGAGAAGACATCTGGTGGCGCCATCTGGTGGCCTGGTCCCTCCAtgtctgaaggtaaaaggaagatgctcatctagactcttctgtctcagcccctcggtggtggaatgaatttccCTTCGAGGTCGGAACAGCTCAGTCAcggagtattttcaaacggcagctcaagactttCCTCTTCATAGAATATTTAGTTTAACTTGTAACATTCTTATTGTcggaaactacaacatagtgaataaaaagattgtattcatagttgggggtccagAACTTACTACTTCATCGATTTTaacgttgtaaatcgctctgccaaatgccatacatgtaaaaatgggCGCTTTATTAAGTACCAGTTTCATACATCTTCTTAGGAATATAATTCGTAATCGAATGAATGTGTTCCGTTCCATACTGTTTTGTATGAGAAACGTAACTATTTATAAAGCCCCAGACGGAACTGAAATGTCCGCGGCGCTTGTTTCTTACGGACATGTGTCACGAGGACGCGGCCGTACGAGGAATGCAAGGAAAAGTCAACGGGACGCGGGAGTTCGGCGGCGTCGCGTCGCCTGACGCGTTTATTCAGCGGTATATTTAATGGCCCCAACGCGTTCTTCGTTAAAGAGCCTGAATCGCACTGGCTGAAGCCACTTTAAACGCGGTCTGAACATGCGGTTCGGGGTGACGTTCAGCGTCCTGCGGGGGGTGAGCGACTCCCGAAATCAACCGAAATCTAAATGCCTGAATGAAAGCtaattttttgtttcttacTTTCTTCCTGAAGCTGGCCTGCGCCTGCAAGAATGGAGCTCAAAACTGTAGATGGCAAGGAAAAAGAAGCTACAGGATTTTGCCAGGTGAATTCGGGTTTTATTATATTCAATGACCACAAGACGAACAAATTCATTactaatataataattacagtTTCTTACTAGAATTCCATGCTTTTTTCCAGATGATGTTAAATCTCTTAGAGCTGTGCTTAATCCAGACATATCAAAGTGAGTTCTGCCGTAGAACGAGTCTGAAAATGTATCTTTGCTGTAATTTCCTCAGTAAAACTCCATCTCTCTCCACATCTCGCTCTTTCTGTCAAGAATCCGTAACATTGGCATCATGGCTCACATTGATGCCGGTAAAACCACCACAACGGAGCGGATGCTGTATTATTCCGGCTACACCAGAGCCCTGGGAGGTAAGGTGGACGGATAGGATGTGACACAACAGGGACGATAAACACAGGTGTAGAGTCCTGGAGCTGAAGAAGAAGCATCGCGAGAGCAAGACTCAAGTAGTTGCTATTTGGGAGTAAAGTGGTGTGAATTTGAGGTGGTTGAGCATTGATCTTTTCTGGCCAATTTATACCATTAGCAGGGTTCCTACTCTCACCcgaaacctggaaaagtcatggaatttgaaaagagaatttttcaggccatgaaataaacatataaagttatggaaaagtcattgaaattgcgttgacacatgaatgtataacaagGTACTtagttcccgtaagactgcGCAAGAAATGTTttgctacatttacattgtttaaAACTTCAGAGAatgtatggtcatgaaaatgtgcctcacagtaattgaaaagtcattactaattattttcaaaaaaaatgtaagaaccCTGAACTATAGGTTTCATCATATATCAATATGAACGTTACGGAAGTcacatgtaaaaagaaataGTAACACACATCCATGTtcccacaaaaagaaaaaaaacaggcctgtACACAATGCTTTGGAAAAGCCCTGGGTGGCTGGTTGTcactgggttaaaaacaactcTCCTTCATGGTCTACAGACGTGGATgatggtgacacagtgactgATTTCATGgcccaggagagagaaagagggatcACCATCCAGTCGGCAGCAGTCACTTTCGACTGGAAACAGCACAGAATCAACCTCATTGACACGCCGGGTACACACGCTCACTTCCTGTCACTGAAACACACTGTAATGCGTGAAGGCATCTTGTCATTCTGTGTGCCGGTGGATTGGTTGATGAATTTGATAGTTtctgtttctgattggctgatcgTGTAGGGCATGTGGATTTCACTCTGGAGGTGGAGAGAGCGCTCAGGGTCCTGGATGGGGCTGTGGCTGTGTTCGATGCCTCGGCTGGCGTCGAGGTAGGGCAGCGCCAGGCCTACGTTTTTCCGCACAGCTGCAggaaattgtgttttattaGTCCCCATGTCTGTATGTATATCTAGGCCCAAACGTTGACAGTGTGGCGCCAAGCAGACAAGCACCAGGTTCcacgtgtgtgttttctgaacaAGATGGACAAGCCAGGGGCTAGGTAATTTATATGACCATTGCGACGTTCacgtgatattattattattattgctgttggCATTACCATGTTctaatctgcttttaaccctgtTTTTATAAACGTGTTCACAGTTTGGAATACTCCATTGAGAGCATAAAGGAGAAACTGAAAGCCAACCCAATTCTTCTGCAGGTATGAATCAAATAACTGCCCTATGCTGTGCATTACTCTCGAGTGCATGAGGAGCTCTCATCCTAATGCATTCCTCCACAGATTCCTATAGGCAGTGGTAAAAACTTCACTGGGGTGGTGGACTTAGTTACAAAAGAGCGGATAATGTGGCATCCTGGGAGTTCCTGGCACGACAGCGGACACGACTTTAACACCAAAGCGCTGGGGAGTTCAGACGACCCTGAGCTGCTGCACCATGCCAGCGAAGCCAGGGGGGCGCTTATAGAACAGGTAATGAATGTAACCCTACCGACTCATGGCAGTGGAATACTTGCAGCTTTTTAACAGATGCTGTGATTTACTGTCAAGATATATTTTGTGCTTAACGATGCTGTCAACTCTCAAATGATACCCCAAATATTCCTAGTCTTTATTAGTATTCTTTGGGATTCCTGCTAGATGATTCTCAGGCTAATGCAAACATATCTAATTGTATATTTTAGATGTATCTAAATGTCTAATTCTGACCTGCTGTGTTACTAATAAGAACTTAAAGATGCCGCCGAAGTGTATATTTATCTTTGTGGGTATGATTAGCTAGGACTTTTCTAAGCTCATTGTACAGTGAACAGTAGGTGATGGCtgctatatgtgtgtgtgagcgagcagGTGGCTGATCTGGATGATGAGTTTGCTGGACTGTTGCTCGAGGAGTTTAGTGAGGATTTTGATGCCATTCCTCCTGGGAGagtaagtaaaaataaaaaattctgaccGGCTAAAAGTTCCAGATgctctatatgtgtgtgttgtatatggtCAGCTATGATGCATTTATGTGTACACGCTTGTTTGTGAATATGTGCATTTGCATATTTCACAGCTTCAGGAAGCAGTGCGCCGGATCACGTTGGCCCAGAAGGCTGTGCCCATTCTGTGTGGCAGCGCCCTGAGGAATAAGGGAGTTCAGCCACTACTCGATGCCATTACTGCCTACCTGCCTGCCCCCAATGAGAGACACCATGACCTGGTGTGAGTTCACTTTGCTAACATTACATTTAGATACGCACATTCATTTCACACTCATCCAAAGTGACTTAAAATAGCAAACAGATGATACAGTGAACACATTAAACCTAGAAACAGTTCATTCTCAGGGTTCGCTTGAAATTTCACTTTAAGCCTGTTAAGCTTTGTTTTTGGTGGGACTTGCCAAGCAGTTTCATGTTTTTCTAACAGACGCTGGTATAAGGATGACCTGTGCGCTCTTGCATTTAAAGTGCTCCACGATAAGCAGAGAGGACCTCTTGTGTTCGTCAGGATTTACTCTGGTTCCATGAAACCCCAGTCTTCGGTTTACAACCTCAACCGCAATGGAACGTAGGTTCTATTACTTTAGCTGAATCTCAGGAAAATATGGCATTATTAActtgaaaaaaacattatgttcTCTGCTACAGAGAGAGAATGAGTCGACTGTTGCTGCCATTTGCTGATCAGCATGTAGAGCTCCAATCTCTGACTGCCGGGAACATTGCAGTCACTGTCGGCCTCAAACAGGTAGTGGACTTTAAGGATAGGTCA contains:
- the gfm2 gene encoding ribosome-releasing factor 2, mitochondrial isoform X1 encodes the protein MRFGVTFSVLRGLACACKNGAQNCRWQGKRSYRILPDDVKSLRAVLNPDISKIRNIGIMAHIDAGKTTTTERMLYYSGYTRALGDVDDGDTVTDFMAQERERGITIQSAAVTFDWKQHRINLIDTPGHVDFTLEVERALRVLDGAVAVFDASAGVEAQTLTVWRQADKHQVPRVCFLNKMDKPGASLEYSIESIKEKLKANPILLQIPIGSGKNFTGVVDLVTKERIMWHPGSSWHDSGHDFNTKALGSSDDPELLHHASEARGALIEQVADLDDEFAGLLLEEFSEDFDAIPPGRLQEAVRRITLAQKAVPILCGSALRNKGVQPLLDAITAYLPAPNERHHDLVRWYKDDLCALAFKVLHDKQRGPLVFVRIYSGSMKPQSSVYNLNRNGTERMSRLLLPFADQHVELQSLTAGNIAVTVGLKQTVTGDTIVSSKASAVAAARRAQEESEGKMNPGREASELVLAGVEVPEPVFFCTIEPPSMAKQADLDHALTCLQREDPSLKVHIDPDSGQTILSGMGELHIQIIHDRIRREFGIETHLGPLQVAYRETILRSASTTDILDRTLGEKRHVVTVALSVRPLDEFSHSASCDITYKEDVEGQLAADIRSAVENGVQSAHLQGPLLGYPVQGVGTIIQNVTLEPGTSMAMVSACVSRCMLKALKQAGGQLLEPMMSLEVTVGEEHLSSVLADLAQRRGAVCDVQSRYDNKVLLATVPLAEMMGYSTALRTLTSGNATFSLELSSYEAMNAQDQNALLSKMAGLA
- the gfm2 gene encoding ribosome-releasing factor 2, mitochondrial isoform X2 — protein: MAHIDAGKTTTTERMLYYSGYTRALGDVDDGDTVTDFMAQERERGITIQSAAVTFDWKQHRINLIDTPGHVDFTLEVERALRVLDGAVAVFDASAGVEAQTLTVWRQADKHQVPRVCFLNKMDKPGASLEYSIESIKEKLKANPILLQIPIGSGKNFTGVVDLVTKERIMWHPGSSWHDSGHDFNTKALGSSDDPELLHHASEARGALIEQVADLDDEFAGLLLEEFSEDFDAIPPGRLQEAVRRITLAQKAVPILCGSALRNKGVQPLLDAITAYLPAPNERHHDLVRWYKDDLCALAFKVLHDKQRGPLVFVRIYSGSMKPQSSVYNLNRNGTERMSRLLLPFADQHVELQSLTAGNIAVTVGLKQTVTGDTIVSSKASAVAAARRAQEESEGKMNPGREASELVLAGVEVPEPVFFCTIEPPSMAKQADLDHALTCLQREDPSLKVHIDPDSGQTILSGMGELHIQIIHDRIRREFGIETHLGPLQVAYRETILRSASTTDILDRTLGEKRHVVTVALSVRPLDEFSHSASCDITYKEDVEGQLAADIRSAVENGVQSAHLQGPLLGYPVQGVGTIIQNVTLEPGTSMAMVSACVSRCMLKALKQAGGQLLEPMMSLEVTVGEEHLSSVLADLAQRRGAVCDVQSRYDNKVLLATVPLAEMMGYSTALRTLTSGNATFSLELSSYEAMNAQDQNALLSKMAGLA